In one Euleptes europaea isolate rEulEur1 chromosome 12, rEulEur1.hap1, whole genome shotgun sequence genomic region, the following are encoded:
- the POLR1D gene encoding protein POLR1D, whose protein sequence is MAEDLELERKAVEELLKEAKRGKTRAETMGAMGWMKCPLASTNKRFLINTIKNTLQSAKEPDQEEDHKEDDKQSEPSLSREETKPKRQRMHPYTPSFRARRRTSYSPPRRQTGNRHTQEKYEKQSSK, encoded by the exons ATGGCGGAGGATCTGGAGCTGGAAAG GAAGGCAGTGGAAGAACTTTTAAAGGAAGCCAAGCGTGGAAAAACCAGAGCAGAAACTATGGGGGCTATGGGCTG GATGAAGTGCCCTCTAGCCAGCACAAACAAAAGATTTCTGATCAATACTATTAAGAACACATTACAGTCCGCAAAAGAGCCAGACCAGGAGGAGGACCATAAGGAAGATGACAAGCAATCCGAGCCAAGCCTGAGTAGggaagaaacaaaaccaaagagaCAGAGAATGCACCCTTACACACCTAGTTTTCGGGCTAGGAGAAGAACCAGCTATTCGCCTCCTAGACGTCAGACTGGGAACCGGCACACACAGGAGAAGTATGAAAAGCAGTCAAGCAAATGA